One Nocardioides oleivorans DNA segment encodes these proteins:
- a CDS encoding phosphotransferase has translation MRELEAEAVAAVERLGLESLGVLGAGIEGVVVAISDDTVAKVWSRRSHEDLVLLRGFYDAIDPPGPGPALPRIDDVLDAGGTSVTIERRLAGRPLWEADGSSPVLTTHDVDAMTEALGTLAAVPGSPALRSLPVLPGEPAFGPARPFELELADLVRRRTELCETSLAAALPEVDRVAAGTIAALHALTPAAPTLVHGDLIAANVLVADGRASAVLDFGFLSTAGDPAFDAAVAASVYDMWGPRAREVERRLDAAFTSSFGHDPARLATYRAAYALVTACCFGTDLSDGHFGWCVAMLGRGDVREAVGQA, from the coding sequence GTGCGCGAGCTGGAGGCCGAGGCGGTGGCGGCCGTCGAGCGGCTGGGACTCGAGAGCCTCGGCGTGCTGGGCGCCGGGATCGAGGGAGTCGTCGTGGCGATCTCCGACGACACCGTCGCGAAGGTGTGGTCGCGACGTTCGCACGAGGACCTGGTGCTGCTGCGCGGGTTCTACGACGCCATCGACCCACCCGGCCCGGGACCCGCGCTCCCCCGCATCGACGACGTGCTCGACGCAGGCGGCACCTCCGTCACGATCGAGCGGAGGCTGGCCGGTCGTCCGCTCTGGGAGGCAGACGGCTCGTCGCCCGTCCTCACCACCCACGACGTCGACGCGATGACCGAGGCGCTGGGCACCCTGGCGGCGGTGCCCGGGTCGCCGGCGCTGCGGTCGCTCCCGGTGCTGCCGGGCGAGCCGGCGTTCGGCCCGGCCCGGCCCTTCGAGCTCGAGCTCGCGGACCTCGTGCGCCGCCGCACCGAGCTGTGCGAGACGTCCCTGGCTGCCGCCCTCCCGGAGGTCGACCGGGTCGCCGCCGGGACGATCGCCGCCCTGCACGCACTCACTCCGGCCGCTCCGACGCTGGTCCACGGCGACCTGATCGCGGCCAACGTGCTCGTCGCGGACGGGCGGGCCTCGGCGGTGCTGGACTTCGGCTTCCTCAGCACCGCGGGCGACCCGGCCTTCGACGCCGCGGTCGCGGCGAGCGTCTACGACATGTGGGGTCCCCGGGCGCGGGAGGTCGAGCGCCGACTGGACGCCGCCTTCACGTCCTCCTTCGGGCACGACCCGGCCCGCCTCGCGACCTACCGTGCGGCGTACGCCCTCGTGACCGCGTGCTGCTTCGGGACCGATCTCTCCGACGGGCACTTCGGCTGGTGCGTGGCGATGCTCGGCCGCGGCGACGTGCGCGAGGCCGTCGGACAGGCGTGA